One genomic region from Vibrio sp. SCSIO 43137 encodes:
- the yqeB gene encoding selenium-dependent molybdenum cofactor biosynthesis protein YqeB, which produces MNIFAYAAELQQQNTPFALASIVDTRGSTPRHSGQMIVLSDGSIAGTIGGGMIERHVIEQSQQAIREKKKRVITGSMTRTGAHAMDMDCGGQMTVFIDVFGISSELILVGAGHVNRAVAKLALQVGFDVTVIDSHPDSLAEEYFSPEVKKVLGNTIEDGINQVNITTNSFVVIATNHEDQSAIAAVARLETRYTGLMASKKKVVKLFRYLEQEGVSEERIQAIYSPIGMDIGAENPEEIAVSVIAELLQVKHNRAGKQLTLSNAGTAKDLVMIRGAGDIATGVASRLFNAGYRVVMCDIEQPTMIRCSVSFGQCLYDGSVTIEGITATRADDARMAEKLMADGKIAVIVDSECQSIKTLKPAFVVDAILAKRNLGTKKDMAPVTIALGPGFTAGEDCHAVIETNRGHYLGSIIYQGTAMENTGVPGNIAGYTHQRVIRAPAEGTFTSPYKLGDIVKEGDVIAHVGDKPVIASLDGMLRGLLNSGLTVTEGFKIADIDPRGEKADFRTVSDKARAIGGGVLEAMLYLSK; this is translated from the coding sequence ATGAACATATTTGCTTACGCCGCTGAACTTCAACAGCAAAACACCCCTTTCGCTCTTGCCAGTATCGTCGATACCAGAGGTTCAACGCCCCGTCACTCAGGGCAGATGATCGTACTGTCAGACGGCAGTATTGCCGGAACCATTGGCGGTGGCATGATTGAACGGCATGTTATTGAGCAGAGTCAGCAAGCTATCAGAGAAAAGAAAAAGCGGGTTATCACAGGCAGCATGACCCGCACCGGGGCTCACGCCATGGATATGGACTGTGGCGGTCAGATGACAGTATTTATCGATGTATTTGGCATCAGTTCTGAACTGATTCTGGTTGGTGCCGGCCACGTTAACCGCGCCGTTGCCAAACTGGCTTTACAAGTCGGTTTTGACGTCACCGTTATCGATTCTCACCCTGATAGTCTTGCTGAGGAATACTTCTCACCTGAAGTGAAAAAGGTATTAGGTAACACTATCGAAGATGGTATCAATCAGGTCAATATCACTACCAACAGCTTTGTGGTCATCGCCACTAACCATGAAGATCAAAGTGCTATTGCTGCCGTTGCCCGCCTTGAAACCCGTTATACCGGCCTGATGGCCAGCAAGAAAAAAGTAGTTAAGTTATTCCGTTATCTGGAGCAGGAAGGAGTCAGCGAAGAGCGTATTCAGGCCATTTACTCCCCTATCGGCATGGATATCGGCGCTGAAAACCCGGAAGAGATAGCCGTCAGTGTTATTGCTGAACTGCTGCAGGTAAAACATAACAGAGCTGGTAAACAACTTACCCTTTCTAATGCAGGTACAGCAAAGGATCTGGTGATGATTCGCGGTGCCGGTGATATTGCTACGGGCGTTGCCAGCCGCTTATTTAATGCCGGCTATCGTGTGGTGATGTGCGATATTGAGCAACCTACTATGATTCGTTGCTCTGTCTCATTCGGCCAGTGCCTGTATGACGGTTCGGTCACCATTGAAGGTATCACAGCCACTCGCGCTGATGATGCCAGAATGGCTGAAAAACTGATGGCAGACGGAAAAATAGCCGTTATTGTCGATAGTGAATGTCAGTCCATCAAAACCCTTAAACCGGCCTTTGTGGTTGACGCCATTCTGGCTAAACGCAATCTCGGCACCAAAAAGGATATGGCTCCGGTGACCATCGCCCTTGGCCCCGGCTTTACCGCCGGAGAAGATTGTCACGCAGTGATTGAAACCAATCGCGGCCATTATCTGGGCAGCATTATTTATCAGGGCACCGCCATGGAAAATACCGGCGTTCCCGGTAATATTGCCGGCTATACCCACCAGCGGGTTATCCGCGCTCCGGCAGAAGGAACATTTACCAGCCCATACAAACTGGGAGATATTGTTAAAGAAGGTGACGTTATTGCCCATGTCGGCGATAAGCCTGTGATTGCCAGCCTTGACGGTATGTTACGCGGCTTGCTCAACTCCGGGCTGACCGTAACTGAAGGGTTTAAGATCGCTGATATCGACCCACGGGGTGAAAAAGCGGACTTCCGTACCGTATCAGATAAAGCCCGTGCTATAGGCGGCGGGGTACTTGAGGCTATGCTTTATTTAAGCAAGTAA